ACATTGTTGTACCAAGTGAAATGGAAGAAGCTAAGAAAGTGTACGCAGCTGTTTGTGGAGCTGGCAGAGCACTTGGATACGTTTGTGCTCCAAGTTTATTTCAAAAGGTAGTAGCTAAATGTACTGGAGTTACAGCGGATATTGAGATTTACAAAAAGAACAGAGATTTGTTATATGATGGGCTAATAAAATTAGGTTACAAATGCGTAAAGCCAGAAGGAGCATTTTATCTTTTCCCAGAAGCTTTAGAAGAAGATGCATGTGCTTTTTCAGAAAAGGCAAAAAAATATGATTTATTATTAGTTCCAGGGGATGATTTTGGCTGTCCTTCACATGTTCGTATTTCATATTGTGTTACAACGGAGCAAATTTTAAAAGCACTTCCTATTTTCAAGAAACTTAAAGAAGAATATGATAAATAAAAAAATGTTAGCAGTTTTCTGCTAACATTTTTTATCTTTTTCTTCCAAATAATCTTAACATGTAAATAAATAGATTTATAAAATCAAGATATAATGTAAGTGCTCCAAGGATACTTCCCTTTGCAGAAACTTCCATATCATCAGAATAACTTAAAGACACTGCCATTTTCTTAATCCTTTGAGTATCGTAAGCGGTAATAGCTACAAATATGATAACTCCTATAAAGGATACAATTAATGAAAAAGTATTATTAATTATAAAAATATTAACTATAGAAGCAATAATAAGACCTATTAAGCCCATGAGGCATATATTACCTATGCTTGAAAGATCTTTTTTTGTAACATATCCATATAAGGACATAGCTCCGAAGGTTCCTGCAGTTATAAAGAAGATACTTGAAATTGAACCTAAATCATAAGCAAGAAATATCCATGAAAATGTAAAACCATTTACAACAGAGTATACAAAGAATATTGCAGTTGCAACCTGTGAGGACATTTTATTTATACCTCTTGATAAAAAACCAACAAGAAAAACCTCAGCTATAATTAAAACAAAGAAAAGAGATCTGTTTACAAAAATAGCTTCTATCAAGCTTGGTGAAGTTGATACAGCAAGAGCAACTCCAGCAGTAGTTAAAAGGGCTAAAGTCATCCACATATAAACTTGTTGAATAAAACTTCGAACGCCTTGATTTTCGCGAGATAATCTTAAATCTTCCATAAGTAACCTCCTAGTTTATATTTATTTTGACAGTCTACATTTTATCACAATACATAGCATATAGCAAAATTAATTCAAGGCTTTTTTGTATTAAATTAAAAAATGAATTTTGAATACTTCTATTTTATAACATATAAATTACCATTATAATAATATGCAGAAATGATATAATATACACAAAAAGAATAATATATTTTACATAGAGGTGGATTTCATGGAAAGATATTTAGTGAAGGTAAGTGGAAGGGTTCAAGGGGTTGGATTTAGGTACTTTGTGCAGTCTACAGCAGGTCTTAACCAAATAACTGGAACAGTAGAAAACTGTGAGGATGGAACTGTTAGAATAGAAATTCAGGGCGAAGACGATAACATAAACAAATTTTTATATGAAATAAGAAAGGGCAATACCTTTGTGCACATAGATGAGATGGTTACTAAAAAAATAGAAATTATTGACAAAGAAAGGAAGTTTAAGATAAAATATTAATGGTAATATTTAACAAAAACGAGGATATATTTTAATAACTAGCATAAGTATACTAATATAAAGGGCAGAGTTTCAAAAATAAGTTACAGCCCCAAAGTATGACATTACTGTTTTATGCTTTTGGGTTGTACTTTTGTACTTAGAATACCAAAATGGGTAATAAGAAGGTTTATATGTATTATTTTCCTAATAAGTATTATAATATTAATAAGAGAAGGGGTGTATTATATGTTGGACATAGTTGCAGCTATTCTCACAAATGAAAACGATGAAATACTAATAACAAAGATAGCTGAAGGAAAAAACAATGGGGGATGCTTCGAATTTCCAGGTGGAAAAATTGAAAACGGAGAAACCAGAAGAGAAGCACTAGCTAGAGAGGTAAAAGAAGAACTTGATATTGATATTAAAGTTGGAGAATATTTCGGCGAAAGTGTTTATAATGATGGTGGACTTGGAATAAAACTGAATGCATTCAAAGGCAAAATAGTGGGTGGAGATATAAAACTTTCTGTTCATGATGAGTACAAATGGGTTAAAAAAGATGAGTTAAAAGATTTTAAATTTTTACCTGCAGACGAAAAGATTGTTGAGGAACTTATAGCTAACTAAAGGAGAGGCGGTTTTTTGGATGAATTTTGATAAATATGCTAAAGAATGGGATAATGAAGCAAGAATTAATAGGGCAAGCTTAATAGTAGAGGAAATAAAAAAAGCTATACCCTTGGATAAAAGTTATTCTGCCATGGAATTTGGATGCGGCACTGGGCTTATAAGCTTCAACCTTCAAAATGAATTTAAAAGGATTACATTGGTTGATGCATCAGAAGGTATGATAGAAGTTGTTAATTCAAAGATAAATAGATATAAAGTAGACAATATGAAAGCAAAAAAACTGGATATATTTAAAGAGCCTTTAAAAGAAAAATATGATGTTATTTATACATCTATGGTGCTTCATCACATTGAAGATACTAAAAAAGTAGTTAAAATATTTTATGACTATTTAAATGAAGGTGGATATCTGTGTATTGTTGATTTAAACACGGAGGATGGAAGCTTTCATGCAAGTGAAAAAGATTTTCATGGACATAATGGATTTGATCAAGAAGAATTCAAGAAAATTTTAATGAGCACGGGATTTAAGAAAACTGAATCTAAAACGTTTTTTGAGGACAAGAAAAATATGGCGGGGAAAGATATAGAGTACTCCTTATTTATACTTAAAGGTGAAAAATAAACTGTAAAAGATGCTAGCGGGCTTTGGTCTGCTAGTATTTTTATTTAACAGGCTTGTACAATGATAAAAGATTTGGAGACCTAGAAGGAATAGCACAGGCACCCTTGAGTTTTTTTGGACTTGCTATTATTGGAGGAGGAGTTTTATGCAATAACAAATACATATGAAAGAATGAACAAGCTAATCGTAAGTCAGCTTGTTCATTCTTTTTTTATAAAACATCAAAAACACATTGACAAAAATATTCTAAAAGGCATACAATAAAATAAATTGAACGATGTTCAAAAATGGAGGGCATATGAATAAATCAGAGTTTGTAAAAGAAAAAATAATTGAAGCAGCAATAGAACTTATAAAAAGTAGCAGCGGGGAGATTAATGAAATAACTACTCGCAGCATTGCCAAAAAAGCAGAGGTGGGCTTAGGTCTAGTTAATTATCATTTTAAGTCAAAAGATAACTTAATTGAAATTGCTGTTCAAAAAATTATTGAAGGAATAATTAAAAATTTTAAACCAAATATTGAAGAAAAAATAAATCCTATAGACAGGCTAAAAGAGGTTTCTAAAGAAGTAGCGGATTTTTTAATTGAAAACCCGTCAGTTTCTAAAATATCTATAGTGGGAGATATGATGAACCCTAGAGCTTTAGATAACACAATGAAAACAGTTAAAGGCTTTATGTTTTCATTGGAGGATGTAGAGTTTTCAGAAAAGGAAAAAGCACTTTTAAGTTTTATTTTAACCTCGGTACTTCAAAATGCTTTTTTAAGAAAAGAGGTTACAAAAAATAGTTTTGGGTTTAACTTTGATGAAAAGAATAGTAGAGACATTTTTATTGATTTTGTAATAGATAGATTATTTATTGGGAGAGATAAGGATGAAAATATTAATAATTAACGGAGGAATTAGACTAGGAAATACATGGACATTAGCTAAACTAGTAAAAAAAGAACTTAATTTACTTTCGGATGAAATAGAGTATAAGGAAATTCATCTTAAAGATTTAAATTTGCCCTTTTGTCTAGGGTGCAGCTTATGCTTTAGAAAGGGTCATAAACTGTGTCCACATAACAGCATAATTGAAAAATTAATGGAGGCAATAGAAAATAGTGATGGGGTTATTTTTTCAGCACCAACTTATATTATGTCTATGCCAGCTTTGACAAAAAACTTTGTGGATCATTTGTGTTTTATGTTTCACAGACCAAGATACTTCAATAAAAAAGTACTCGTTATATCAACCACAGGAGGAGTTGGAGCTAAAAATGCTGTGAAAACAATGATAGGTTACTTTAAAGGGTGGGGATTCAATAAAGCATATGGACTTTGGATAAGTTCTAATAGCTGGAATAACTATGTAGTAAAGGAAAAACACAAAATAAGAACTAAAGCTGTAGTTGAAAAATTCTATAAAGATGTTGAAAGTAAAAAGCTTCACACCCCAGATTATTCAGTTTTAATACCGTATAATCTTTTCCGTGGAATGAGCTTTGATTATGTAAAAGGAAAGGAATATGAGACAGCTGATGGGGAGTTCTGGCAAAACAGAATAGCCGAGCCTTATGATAAAAGTGTACCATTGCCAATTATAAAAAGAATTTTTGGCAATATATTTTATATGCTAGGTAAAAAACTATCTAAGAGAGTAATAGTAACCTATAAAAAATGAAAATTACCTGTCAAGGTATGCTATAGTAGAGTATGTATTTAAATTTAAAATGGATGTGATATAAATGAAGATTTATGTTGATGCGGATGCCTGTCCAGTAGTTTTTATTGTAGAAAAGGTTGCAAAAGAAATGAAAATTCCAGTTACATTATTATGTGACACAAACCATATACTAAATTCCACCTACAGTGAGATCAAAGTAATTGGAGCAGGAGCGGATGCGGTGGATTTTGCACTAATTAATCTTTGTCATAAAAATGATGTAGTTGTTACTCAAGATTATGGGGTGGCAGCTATGGCACTAGGAAAGGGCGCTTTAGCTATCCATCAATCAGGAAAACTATATGAAAATGATAATATAGATAGAATGCTTATGGAAAGGCACATAGCAAAAAAAGCAAGGAGAGCTTCTTCTAAAAATCATATGAAAGGTCCTAAAAAAAGAACAACTGAGGATGATGAAAGATTTGAAGCTGCTTTCAGAAGATTGCTTTCAAAAAGAAATGAATAAAACTTATAAACAAAACTGCCACTGAGGTTAATAAAATCCCAGTGGCAATTTTGTTTATAAGATAACTGTCACATACAAGGCAATATATTCTTAAGGTTATAACCTATAATATAAATGAGAGAAGTTTTTTTATAGGCTAAGGGCTGTTTAAATGCTATTACAGATAAAACTGTGACTAATTATGTAGGGGGGAGTATAAAATTAATTTGCAAAAAATAGGCATAAATTATAAAATATAAATAATAGGTAATAAAATGTATTACAAGGGGGAATTGTAAAATGAAAAGAAAGCTCATTATAGGAATAATTGCAGCGGTATTTACAACTGTTAATATAGCTTGTTTAAAAAGTAATGTAAAGGCAAATGCACCAGCTAATATGGTTGGAGTAACTTATCAAGGACATGTACAAAACATAGGCTGGCAAGGTGAAGTAAGTAATGGACAAGAGGCAGGAACAGATGGGCAAGCTCTTAGAGTGGAAGCGTTAAAACTAAAATTAAATAATGCGCCAGAGGGAGCCCACATCGAATACCAAACGCATGTACAAAATATAGGTTGGCAAGGTTGGGTACAAGATGGAGCAGAAGCGGGAACAGACGGACAAAGTCTTCGAGTGGAAGCAATACAAATAAAACTTAAGAATATGCCAGGTTACAGTATTGAGTATAGAGCACATGTACAGAATGTAGGATGGCAGGATTGGGTAAGCGATGGTCAAGAAGCAGGAACAGATGGAAAAGCACTTAGAGTAGAGGCACTTGAAATTAGAATAGTTAGGACAAGTGATAATACAACAGTAGGAGTTGCTTATGCTGGTCATGTACAAAATGTTGGCTGGCAGCAAGCTGTTGAAAATGGCCAAGTATCAGGAACAGAAGGACAAGCACTTAGAGTTGAGGCATTAAAGTTAAATTTAAATAATGCACCAGTAGGAGCTCATATAAAATATCAAACTCATGTGCAAAATATAGGCTGGCAAAGTCCAGTAGAGGATGGAATAGAAGCAGGAACAGATGGAAAAAGCCTTAGAGTTGAAGCAGTAAAAATAGCACTAGAAGATATGCCAGGGTACAGCGTTCAATATAGAGCACACGTGGAAAATGTAGGCTGGCAGGATTGGAAAAGTGATGGACAAGAGGCAGGAACAGATGGAAAAGCACTTAGAATAGAGGCTATTGAGGTTAGGATAGTTAAGACAAAAGATAACATTACACCAACACCACAGCCTTTTATAAATGATGACACAGTAATTCCAGACAATCCTACAAAGATGCAACCTGATACTAAAAGTATGAATACGGATTTTACATTATCTGATCAGCTAAATACGGCAATGGGGAAGACAAAGACACCAACTGGAACTATATATGGATATAATAATGGCAAACAGATAAGTGGTGATGTTTTTAATAGTATTGATATAGATGGAAATAAGACAGCAATACAATTAATGACAACTGATGAAATGAAAGCAGATATTGAAAGTGCATACAATGATAATAATGGTGGATTGTATACAGCTAATGGGAATATATATAAGGTAGTTAATGTATACAAAGAATATAGTTCAACAAGTGGCAAAAATTTAGATAGTCTTAAAGCAGCGGCAGAGAAACTTAACACTCAGTTTTTAATCTCAGGTTTTGATTCATCTCAAACCTTTGATAGATTTTATGTAAATACAGACGGTTCAGGAACCTATTGGGTTGACAGAGTTGTAGCATATTTTACTAATAAATAATTTTATAAAAACTTCTCATTATAGGATGAGGAGTTTTTTATTTTGCAAATAATTTTGGAGGCAATAAAATGATAAGAAAAATTAATATGTATGTAAAAGTATTTGCTATAGGTAGTATTTCAATCATTACTTTATTAATTATTGGATTTTATGTTTTTGCTATTGATATAGGAAACTCTTCACCAGAAATAGATCTATACAGAAATGGTTCAATGGCAACACCAACAGATTATCCTATTACAGGAGGAAGTGGAGTTGAGTACAATGGCTTTAGAATAGGAAATACAGTATGGTGCAAAAAAGGTGATGTTCTTGGAGTAACTGTTTGGGGAAAACAGTTTAGATATAATAACGATATGAACAATTCAATACAAACATCATTTTTAAATTTATTTGGTACCATATCACCAAGTGAATTTTCAATAAATCAGCCCTTTGACAGCGAGGCACATACTGGTGAATTTAATACTATAGGTAAAAGTGATGATATTACGCTGGTAAGCTCAAGACGTGGAAGAACAGTGGATACGCAAAATTATCTTCACTATGGAGCTTTATTTTGGCTTCAGTTTAATATGCCAGATAAGACTTATTTAATAAGATCCAACGAAAAAAGCTATAATGGTAGTTGGCTTGCAGATGAAAATGATTTTTCAAAGTGGCCTCAGTCTAATGAAAATATAAAAACAGACGGGACAGCACCAGAAGTGCAGGTTACTTCAGATAATGGGGCTAATACAGATAAGGATATAGA
The Clostridium felsineum DSM 794 DNA segment above includes these coding regions:
- a CDS encoding YaiI/YqxD family protein, coding for MKIYVDADACPVVFIVEKVAKEMKIPVTLLCDTNHILNSTYSEIKVIGAGADAVDFALINLCHKNDVVVTQDYGVAAMALGKGALAIHQSGKLYENDNIDRMLMERHIAKKARRASSKNHMKGPKKRTTEDDERFEAAFRRLLSKRNE
- a CDS encoding TetR/AcrR family transcriptional regulator, translating into MNKSEFVKEKIIEAAIELIKSSSGEINEITTRSIAKKAEVGLGLVNYHFKSKDNLIEIAVQKIIEGIIKNFKPNIEEKINPIDRLKEVSKEVADFLIENPSVSKISIVGDMMNPRALDNTMKTVKGFMFSLEDVEFSEKEKALLSFILTSVLQNAFLRKEVTKNSFGFNFDEKNSRDIFIDFVIDRLFIGRDKDENINN
- a CDS encoding Bax inhibitor-1/YccA family protein, with translation MEDLRLSRENQGVRSFIQQVYMWMTLALLTTAGVALAVSTSPSLIEAIFVNRSLFFVLIIAEVFLVGFLSRGINKMSSQVATAIFFVYSVVNGFTFSWIFLAYDLGSISSIFFITAGTFGAMSLYGYVTKKDLSSIGNICLMGLIGLIIASIVNIFIINNTFSLIVSFIGVIIFVAITAYDTQRIKKMAVSLSYSDDMEVSAKGSILGALTLYLDFINLFIYMLRLFGRKR
- a CDS encoding class I SAM-dependent DNA methyltransferase — its product is MNFDKYAKEWDNEARINRASLIVEEIKKAIPLDKSYSAMEFGCGTGLISFNLQNEFKRITLVDASEGMIEVVNSKINRYKVDNMKAKKLDIFKEPLKEKYDVIYTSMVLHHIEDTKKVVKIFYDYLNEGGYLCIVDLNTEDGSFHASEKDFHGHNGFDQEEFKKILMSTGFKKTESKTFFEDKKNMAGKDIEYSLFILKGEK
- a CDS encoding flavodoxin family protein, which codes for MKILIINGGIRLGNTWTLAKLVKKELNLLSDEIEYKEIHLKDLNLPFCLGCSLCFRKGHKLCPHNSIIEKLMEAIENSDGVIFSAPTYIMSMPALTKNFVDHLCFMFHRPRYFNKKVLVISTTGGVGAKNAVKTMIGYFKGWGFNKAYGLWISSNSWNNYVVKEKHKIRTKAVVEKFYKDVESKKLHTPDYSVLIPYNLFRGMSFDYVKGKEYETADGEFWQNRIAEPYDKSVPLPIIKRIFGNIFYMLGKKLSKRVIVTYKK
- a CDS encoding acylphosphatase; this encodes MERYLVKVSGRVQGVGFRYFVQSTAGLNQITGTVENCEDGTVRIEIQGEDDNINKFLYEIRKGNTFVHIDEMVTKKIEIIDKERKFKIKY
- a CDS encoding (deoxy)nucleoside triphosphate pyrophosphohydrolase: MLDIVAAILTNENDEILITKIAEGKNNGGCFEFPGGKIENGETRREALAREVKEELDIDIKVGEYFGESVYNDGGLGIKLNAFKGKIVGGDIKLSVHDEYKWVKKDELKDFKFLPADEKIVEELIAN